The following DNA comes from Gottschalkia purinilytica.
TATAAATCCTTTTATCTCATCATCTTTTAAATATAAGTATGTATCTGAATTAGGTATATACTCGTTTTTCACTATGTCATAGTTACTTATCCAATATTCTTTCGGTATGAAATCATGTGCTTTAATATTCGCTTCTTGCCATATTGTCATTACTCTCTTAAGTTCAGTTTCATTATTTATATCTAATTTTCTAATCAATGTAATTTCCCTCATTTCAAAACTTTTACTTTTATTTTATAATTTCCCCAATATAAAGGTTATTTAGACACAAAAGTTTTTTCATGATTTAATAACCATTCTTTTCTTTCAATTCCTCCTGCATATCCTGTTAGACTTCCATTAGCTCCAATTACTCTATGACAAGGAACTATTATACTAATAGGATTTTTGCTATTAGCATTTCCAATTGCTCTTACTGCTTTTTCATTTCCTATTTTTTCTGCAATATATTTATAAGAAACCACTTCTCCATAAGAAATATTAGTTAACTCATTCCATACCTTTTTCTGAAAATCAGTTCCAGTAAAGGATATTTTCAAATCAAATTTATTCCTTTTACCTTTAAAATATTCGTCTAACTGTACATATGCTTTTTTCAATATACGTGGAACTTTATTAAACTCTATATCTTGCTTTTCTTCATCAACAAATATAACTGATAGAATACTATCTTCATCACTTGTAATTTCTAAAATTCCTATAGGTGATTTATAATAATCAAAATATTTCTTACTCATAGTTATCCTCCACAAACTTTATTTAATCTAGCTTGATTAATATTATATCTTTTCAAATCTACATCTTATATAATTTTACTTTATTATTATATATTAAAATTTTTGGTAGATATGTATTTTATTCTATTATCCAATATTATTTAAATGTTTATTTATTGTTTTTTTAATTTATATATTATCACATTCTCTTTGTAAATAATATTTTATAAATAAATATGTTAGTACTATAACAGCTACATTTTGTGTAACAAAATAATTAATGCATGATAAATTAGTTATTTTTGAATTTAAAATCTCAACTAAAGCACATAAAATGCCGGCAAATAAAAAACCAATCAAAAATTGTGTCAATCTCTTTCTTATAGGAAAGAATCCTAATGCAGATAAATCTTGTTTTTGTATCACTCGAAGTATTATCCATGATAGTATCAATTGAATTATTATTCCTAATATAAAAGAGCACTTCCCCCTTTTCATTTAATTAATCATGACCACCCGTCAAACGGGTGGTTTGCTCAGCCCTATAAGGGCATATTACTTGCTGTGTCTTAAGACACCCTGAAAGGTTTGCCAACTGCTATAGTTTTTCAGGGCACCCCTTAAGGGGTTATTTTTTCTTCCCTTTGGCTACCTCTTCACCCGTAAACGGGTCTATAAACTCTTTCAAACTTATTTGATCACCTGCTATATCTTCTTGCATTTGATTTTTTATATACTCTGCAATTGCCTTTTTATTTCTTCCTACTGTATCTACATAATATC
Coding sequences within:
- a CDS encoding methylated-DNA--[protein]-cysteine S-methyltransferase, with the translated sequence MSKKYFDYYKSPIGILEITSDEDSILSVIFVDEEKQDIEFNKVPRILKKAYVQLDEYFKGKRNKFDLKISFTGTDFQKKVWNELTNISYGEVVSYKYIAEKIGNEKAVRAIGNANSKNPISIIVPCHRVIGANGSLTGYAGGIERKEWLLNHEKTFVSK